One Nocardia huaxiensis genomic window, CCGAGGACTTCGGCTCCACCGGCCTCACCGACCGAATCCATCGCGCCGCAACCGAATTCGCGGCGCTCGTGGTGGCCGAACCGGCTGCCGTCGGCGGATTCCTCGGCGACCCGGCCCCGCGCCGGCGCAGCTCCGGCAGCACCCTGAGCGCACCCACGCCGTTCGCGCAGCTGCTGTCCGGACACACCGGAGACCCATCCGGAAACTGAACTCCGTTCCGCCCGTTGCGGTGTCGCCCACGAGTGAGATGCACCGCGCCGGGCGGGCCTACTTTCCCAACGCCTTCGCCAGCTGGGCCTTCGTCATCTTCGAACGCCCCTCGATATTGCGTTGCCGCGCTTCGTTGTACAGCTGATCGCGGGTGGGCCCCTTCGGCCCCTTGCGCCCCGACCGCTGCCCGCCACGCTGCTGCGGCGACTTGTCCTGCACCGAACTGCGGCTGGCGGTCTTGCTCTGCCCCGCCTGCGCCCGATTCTTGTTCACGGTGCGCGCCGCGATCTCCTTGGCGCGCTTCTCCCCGGCCCCGCGATCCTCGGCCGAATCCTTGATGTGCTCGTACTGCCGTTCCTGTTTATCGGTCCACTCCTTGGGCATGACACACCTCCTGATCGTCGTGCCCACTCGCCATACCCGGCCGCGATCCGAGCAAACGAGCGCCGGCCGGGCAACCGGGCCAGGACGCTGCCGCACCGCCTATAACGCGCGTTATACTCGGCGCAGGCGCGCTCTATGACGACCGTTATAAGCAGCAGGTAGCACCCCATCGCCCGACTGCCCGAGGAGAACCTTGAAGTCCACCGACACCCTCACGCATCCCTTCGATCTCGCCACGGATCTGACCGGCGGCGACGAAGGCCGCTTCACCGGACAGACAGCGGCGGCGTACACGAACATGGTCGGGCCGTTCGGCGGCATCACCGCGGCAACCCTGCTGCGGGCGGTCATCGACGATCCGCGCCGCATCGGCGAACCACTGTCGATCACGGTCAACTACGCCGGACCCATCGCCGACGGCCCGTTCACCATCGACGCCATCCCGGCGCGAACCAACCGCAGCACCCAGCACTGGACGCTGACCCTCACCCAGCACGACGCCATCGCCACCACCGCGACCGTGGTCACCGGCCTGCGCCGGCCGACCTGGTCGGACACCGAGATCGCCCCACCGGCGGCCCCGCCCGCCGACGAGGTCCCCATCACTCCCCTGCCCGAATACCCCGCGTGGATGCGCAATTACGAGATGCGCTTCGTCGAGGGCGGCGAAATCCTCAGCGCCACACCACAACCGCACACCACCTCCACCACAACCCTCTGGGTCCGCGACACCCCCGCCCGCCCCCTCGACCACACCGCCCTGACCGCCCTCAGCGACGTCTTCTTCCCCCGAATCATGTTGCGCCTCGGCCGTTTCGTCGCCGCCAGCACCGTCTCCCTCACCACCTACTTCCACACCGACCTCTCCCCCACCTCCGACCGCCCCATCCTGGCCACCGCCCGCGCCCAGCACTTCGGCAACGGATACTTCGATCAGTCGGCGCAACTGTGGTCCGAAGACGGCAAGCCACTCGCCACCAGCCATCAGCTGGTGTACTTCAAGGACTGACAGCCACATACCCAGCACCACAACAGAATTCGACCACCACCGAACACGAGCCGGTCGACGCCCACAGTCGTGCGCTCTAGGATTGTCACCACAACGACAAGGGGGCAGTCCAGTGAGTTCCGCCGATCCACGCTGTGGCACTTGACAAGTAAGGTGCTGCTGGCCGAGTGGGCGGCGACGCGGGCGGTGGTCGTCAAAGCTCTCAATGAGATCTGGCTACCGGGCCGCGAGCGCCGGGCCGATGTCCACATCCTCTTCGACAACGGGAGGCGGGTGGTCCTCGAGGTGCAGGGACTCCACGACGAGCTGCAACCGCATCCGTTCCAGCTGAGCGAACTCGCCCTCGAACAGACCGGCATCCTCACCCCCGGGACCACACGGGCCCGGATATCCGCGTGCTCGCCGGGGCCGCGCGGCGGCGAGCCTCATATTCGCAGCGATCGCGTCCGATCACGGCAGGCCGAAACCGGCCCGTCCGACGGTCCGGACCAACTGTCGCTGTTCGAGTAGCCGGACCGAACTCGCACACACGGGCCACAGGGGCGGGTTGGCCGGGGTCAGGACTGCGGGACGGGGGTCCAGCGTTGCTGGATGAAACCGATCGCGGCGGGGTCGAGTACGTAGGTTTCGAGGTAGCCGCAGGTGGTGCACACGAACTGCCACAGGCCGGTGGTGTTGTGGCCCTGCACCATTCCGCGGAAACCGGGGCCGGTGTGCGGCATGAGGACGGCGTGCGGGTGCTCGCCCAGGCGTAGGCCGTTCTGGGCCGCGTAGACGGTGGAGGCGGAGCATTTCGGGCAGTGGCCATGGCGCATTGCGCGATCCTCGCACCATTTCGGGATTCGGACAGACTGTGCGGCCGGATTCGGGTGGACCCGGCCGCACGCTCGGCGGTCTCAGGCCCCCATCATGTCGTCCATGTCGGCGAGTGGGCGTGCCGCCCTGCGTAGTTCGTCGACGGCTTCGGCGAACGCGTAGGTTTCGCCCGCCGCCAGACCACGCACCGTCCGCAGGGGAACCAGCTGGTCGCCTGCACCGTCGTCGTGGCTGAGCCAGACGGCTTCGAAGTTCAGTGCGGGCACTCGGAGCAAGCGCATTTCGCAGGCTCGTTCGTCGCGTTCGGCCAGCGGCACCGCGATATTCGACGCCTGCGACACGGATTCGAGATACGGTGCGGCAGCCGACATCTGGCGCACCGCCGGATCCTCACCCTCGGCCACATCGAAGTAGGCGGTGAGTCTGCCCGCCTGGGACTCGTAGACGCGCAGGCCCTCCGGAGCCGGCTCGGCCTCGCCGGACAGCAAACCGTCCAAGCCCAGGCCGTAGAGGCGTTGCGCGAAACCGACGTCGACCGCACCGGCATCCGCGCGCCCGTCGTATTGCGGCCCGGGCGCTTGTTTCACCCGCAGGATCTCGCGGAGCTCCCAGATGCGCCGCAGTGTCGGTTCCTCGACGAGGATCGGAATCCATGGCATTTCGTAGTACTCCTTCGTGAAGAAGGTATGGGTCCAGCTTCCAGAGCCTTGATAGTTGCTCGTGAAATCGTCGAGCGTCAGATGCTGCTTGCCGTAGATCGGGTCGTCGATGTCGACGTACCGCATGGCCCCGAACTGATCGAGGCCGTGGAAGTACCCGTAGCCGTAGATGACCATGAAATGGCCGCCACCGCCGTTCCATCCGATCCGCGCGCCGATCGGCCGGCCCGCGTCGATCTCCTGCTTGATCCGGTCGAAAGTGATTGTCCCGGTGTAGCTGTCGAAGTTGTCGGTCCGAGTGAGCGCCCGATCCAGATACCACGGCACATTGCATTCGCTCGGCACCGGCGAACCACAGCAATCGGTCCGCGACAACTCACCGCACGCCACCTTGCACTGTTTCCAATGACTGAACCACCAGTAGTAGTGCGACACACTCGTCGCGGTGGCCGCCCAGCACCAGTTGGTCTGCGTCTGTGCTTCCATTGTGAACGCGAGCTGCTTGGTCGTGAACAGCTTCCCGAAGATCGACGACTCCCACCGCAGCGTCGTGTACGGCTTGCTCGCCGTCTTGACCACCTCTACGAGGTCCATTCCAATCCCTCCCTGCAGAACTGCCTGACAAATCACCCCCGGCACAGACAGCCTCGCACCGGCAAACCGGCAGGGAACGAGTACACCGCTACTCGACTCGGACGGCGCGATCCGCGCACAGCCTCTAGCATTCCGACCATGCGGCGCAGCAGCTGGTTACGAGTCCTCCTGTGCCTGTGCGTGCTCGGCAGCACCAGCGCCTGCATCGGCGCGGTCGACCGAGCCGACTTCGAGAACGAGATACGCACCCGCGGCGGCGGATTGGTGAGCGCACTGCCCCAGGCCGCCATCACCGCATTGGCTCAGCGCATCGGCGCCACCGACCTGGAAGCCAACGTCATCATCCTCACCGCACCGAACTCCACCCGGTTCCGGCTGGTTCTCGACGACCAGCCCGCCCAGGTCACCAGGTTCCTGAGCGACAACACCGATCTCACCGCCCGCGAACCCACCATCCGGCTCCGCGTCCAGCCGCCCGACCGATCACGCCGGCTCGACGACTACTCCTTCACCCTCGGCGACCTCAGTTCCGCACGCCCCGTACGCGTTTCCGCCTTCGACGACCTCGACACCGAGAACTTCACCGTCAGCGAGGTCCCCGGGCTCGCGCGCATCGAGGACATCGCCGACACCGCCCTCGCCCGCAGCGAACTACCCGACGGCCACGTAACCGTCATCGTGGTGAGCCGCTTCGACCGCGACATCCGCATCGTCGCCAATATCGTCTCCCCCCGCTCGGAAGTGGTCGCCGAATTCGACCGCACCGGCGCCTTCCTCCGAGCCCAGCAGGTCTGACCCGTGCTCCGAGTCTTGGTGACAGCCCTCAGCGCCGGCCTCAGCGCCGCTCTGTTCTCCACTGTCGTCCCGGTCGCCATCTGGCCGGGGGAAGCGAAGCTCACCGCACCGCTGTTCTGCGAGTCCGGCACCGAACCGATGGTCGTGTCCGACACCTTCCACGACTCGGAAGGCACCTCGACCAACTACACGCTCTATTGCGTCGGCGAGCACGGCAGTCTCACCAACGAGGGTTTCGCACTCCCCATGCTGGTGCTTTTCATCGCGCACGTCCTCATTCTGACCGCCTTGATCCTGCTGGCCGGCTGGATCGGACAGCGGCGGCGGCCGGTCGACGCGACCGTTCCGGACACGCACGGCCCGAAGGAGTTCGACCCACTCTGAGCCAGCGTGATCGCGTTGCGCCCTCAGGAGGCGTTCTCACACGGCTGTGCCCAGTCCGCATGGTGGACGGGGCAGCCGCGACGAGCGCCGTGGCAGACGTCGCACGGTTCGTCGCCGGTGCTGCCGGTGCCGTCGCATTCCTGGCAATCCTGGAGGGCGCGTGCGCATTTCGCGCATGTCGCCGCGGCGGGGGCGGGAGCGGCGGGGACGCTCTCGATGGTCTGCGCGGGTGCTGTGCGGTTGGCGCGGGCCGCCTGTAATGCGGCGCGGGCCGATTCGAGGGTGATGCGCTCGGGGTCGATGCCTTCCCGGTCGAAGGCCGCCGCGGCGGCCGGTAGGTAGCGGTAGCGCAGGGGCAGGCGCAGGCGGGCGGCCGCCATGCGGGTGACGCGGAGCAGGGCGATATAGGAGTCGAAGCGCAATTGTTCGCCTGCGCTCCAGGACAGGCGTAGTTCCTCGCGCAGGCGGGGTTCCAGGGATCCGACGGTGAACATGCGGAGGGCGACCGTCAGGAGTGGGTCCACGAGGCGCAGGGCCGGGCGAATGCGTTCGGGGAAGAACTTGCTCTTCCAGGCGCCGGGACGGGCCAGGGCGACGGTGTATTGGGACAGTTTGGAATTCACCAGTTCGCGGCCCAGGACGTTGGCGTAGTAGACCTCGAATTCCGCGTAGGTGCCGGGCTGGGCGCGATCGTCCACGCCCATCATGGAGAACCACTCCTTCGATTCCTCGAAGATCTGTTCCTTCTCCGCGCGGGTCAGCGGTTTCGGGAACAGGCCCATGTCGCTGGCGCGGTAGATCTGTTCGAAGAAGGTGACGTGGGCCCAGTAGAAGGTTTCGGCATTGATGGCGTGATAGGTGCGGCCGTTGGGCATGTCGCCCTTCACGGACTTGTGGAAGTTGCGGACCTGGATGCCGTATTTGCGGGCGTCCTCGGGTGCGGCGAACAGGATGCCGCCGATGGACTTCGAAGAGTTCTTCGCGCGCTGGGTGAGGATCTTCAGATCGTGTGAGGACACCACCACGGAATGGTCGGAGACACCCTGGCCCAGTTGCGGCCACATGTTCTCGATAATGGCGGCACGCTGGCCGTTGGCGGCGAGCACGAACAGGTCACCCATGTACTTCCACAGCAGCGAGTTCGGCGGAACCGGATGTTGCGCACGGTCTTTAGGGCGCAGGCTGTCGTCGCCGCTGCGGTCGGGGATGCGGGTGCCGGCGTAGAAGACATTGCGGCCCACCGGCTCATCGCGGTCGATGACGTCGTCGAGGAGGTCGGTCATGACGGATCCTTCGGGTTCGATTCGCCCTCCAGCAGAGAGCTGAATGTTGGAACATTGTTGTGTAAATGTCTCCTCATGGCGACGGCACGACGGCCCACATTCGGCGCGATGCCCCAGCGAATCTCGTTGTCCGAGAGTCGATCAACCGCCGCGACGGGTGCAGCAGGATCGCGGCGGCGCACGATCGCGGCGAATCCGCGCGAGGATCCGAGCGAGTTCTCGAAGGTCGGCAGCACATAGCCCGCGGGCACCCGCCACTCGAAATCCCGTAGCAGCGCGTGGAATACGGTGAGGATCTCCATGCGGGCGAAATACATGCCGATGCACTTGTGTGCCCCGCCGCCGAAGGGCATCCACGCGGCCGGCGGCCCCTCGGCGCGGAACCGATCCGGATCGAAGCGCTGCGCCCGCGGCCACACGCGGGAGCTGGTCTGATGCTCCCACATGTTCACGATCACGTGCGTTCCCTTCGGGATTCGGTATCCCCCGAGTTCGGTGTCGGTGAGAGCGGTGCGCGCCGCGATCGGCACCGGCGGGCGCAGTCGCAGCGTCTCCTGCACGATGCGCCCCAGCTCGCCCAGCCCACCCAGCTGCTCGATGCTCAATTCCGTTGCCGCCGCGAGTGATTCGGCGCGCGCCCGCTCCTGCCACCCGGGCTGCGACCCGAGGTAGTACGCCATGTTCGTCATGGTGATGGTCGAGGTGTCGTGCGCGGCGAACAGGAAGAAGATCATGTGGTGGATGATCTCGCCGTCGGTGAAGGGATCGCCGTCGTGCGAGGTCGAATGACACAGGTGCGACATGAGATCGTCGGAGCGCTCGGCGCGTTTGCGCGGAATGCGTTCGGCCAGGAAGCGGTACAGCGACCAGCGCGCCCGCTGCGCCCGCACCACATTGATGTGCACGACCTGGTCGAACCAGCGGCCGACCCGATCCACCTCCGCGTCGGTGAACTCCTCGCCGAGGAAGACCTCGAGCGCGACGCGCATGGCGATCCGTTTGAACAGCACCCGCAGATCCACCCGGGCACCCACCGGGCAGGCGGCCACCTGCGCGCGGATGCTCGGGCCCACCCGGTCCGCGTACTCGGCCAGCCGGGCCGGTGTCATCACCTGCTGGATGAGCAGGCGGTCATTGCGATGCTCCCCGAATTCACGCTGTAGCAATGCCTTTCGGAACATCAACAGCAGCAGCAAGCGCCACGCGGGGGCAGCGGAGAACACCGCCTGCCGATTCATGGTGACCAGCCTGGCCAGTTCGTCCTCGGAGGCCAGCACGAACTTCGTCAGGGGTACGCGCACCAGCGGACCATGGCGCTCACGGGCGGGGGCGAACGCATCGCCCGGGGATTTCCCCCGCACCGCGCGCCAGCCGATGGCCACCAGGTCGATCGGCGTGACCGCGGGCACCGATTCTCCCGCGAATGCGGAACGCCCCGCCCGGATTCCGAGGGTCATCACCCTCTCCTTTCCCGGTCGTCGTCGACCGCGAAGGGCACGTCCCGAAAAGCCTTGATACGTCGGGACAAATTTGTTTCTATGGTACAAGCGGGTGTGCGGGATGGGCAACAGAATGATCCGGTCCATCCAATGCCCGGTCGCGGAAGGTTCGCCACCGATGACGTTCGTGATCACCCAATCCTGTTGCGGCGACGCGAGTTGCGTCAGCGTGTGCCCGGTGAACTGCATCCACCCGACGCCGGAGGAACAGCGGTTCGCCACCGCGGAGATGCTCTACATCGATCCCGGCAGTTGCATCGACTGTGGTTTGTGCCTACCCGAATGTCCGGTCGGCGCAATCGTTCCCGATCACGAGCTGGACGCACGGTCGGCGGGCTACCTGCGCATCAATGCCGACCACTACCGCGATCACGATGTGTCACACGGCCTGTCCGCGCCGGCGCAGGCTCCCGTTCTGCCCGCCCGCGCGCGCTACCGGGTTGCCCTGGTGGGCGCCGGACCGTCCGCCTTCTATGTCGCGGCCGAACTGCTGAAACATACTGGGGTGCGGATCGATATGTTCGACCGCCTGCCGACGCCGTACGGCCTCGTGCGGACCGGGGTGGCTCCCGATCATGGCGCGACCAGACGGTTCGAGGCGGTGTTCGCAGCGGTCGCCGGCCGCTCGAACTTCCGCTATCTGCTGAATATCACTGTGGGCGAGCATATTTCGCATACCGAGCTGCGGCGTTGCTACGACGCCGTCGTGTACGCCGTCGGTGCGCCCGCCGCCCGACGACCGGGGATCCCCGGTGAGGACTTGCCCGGGTCACTGTCCGCGAGTGATTTCGCGGGCTGGTACAACGGCCATCCGGCGCAGGCGGGCCTGACACCGGCGCTGTCCGGACCGCGAGCGGTGATCGTGGGCAATGGCAATGTGGCACTGGATGTGGCCCGCGTCCTGCTCACCGAACCCGAGAATCTAGCCGCCACCGATATCGCCGATCACGCCCTCCAGGCACTGCGGGACAGCCGGATCGAAGAGGTGGTGATCCTCGGCCGACGCGGGATTACGCAGGCCGCCTTCACTATCGGCGAGTTCCTCGGAGTCGGCGCACTGCCCGGGGTGGATGTGGTCATCGACCCTGTGGAGCTCCTCCTCGACGAGGCGGCACGCGCTGCCGAAGCAGCGGGGACGCTCGACAGCACGATCACGACGAGACTGCGGGTGGCACGCGAAGCCGCCGCCCGGGCACCGACATCCGGGAACAAGCGGCTGGTCTTCCGCTTCCTGACAGCACCGCACGCCCTGCACGGCGAGCACTCCGTCACGGGAATCGGCGTGGTGCGCAATGACTACGCGACGATCAACGGCCGCCAGACCGTCATCCCGACGCATGATCACACCACCCTCGACGCCACCCTGGTCGTGTACGCCATCGGGCAGCGCGGGGTCCCGCTGCCCGGCCTGCCGTTCGATCCGACGCTCGGCAGCGTGCCCAATGCAGCCGGGCGGGTACTGACTCATCCACGCGGGCACCGGATTCCGGGTGTCTACGTGGTGGGCTGGTGCAAACGCGGCGCGACCGGCGGCATCGGCCTCAATCGTCGTTGCGCCGCCGAAACCGCTGCCGCCGTCCTCGCCGATCTCGACAGCGGCCTGCTCCCCCGCCCCCGGCGATCCCCCGACGAACTACTGGATCTGGCGGCCCGTCGCGGCGCGGACCCGATCGACGGACGCGGTTGGCGCAGGATCGACACTCTGGAACGTTCGGCGGGCGCACGGGCTGGACGACCGCGCCGCAAACTCACCGATCTCGACACCCTGCGCGCGGTGGCGCACAACCGCGCCGAGGCTCTACCGCACCCACTCAGGAGTAATTCCATGACCTCCTCCACCTCCGCCGGTCAACGGCCGGACAATTCGGCGCACAATGCTTCTCGACCCGCATCCGCCGAATCGCTCACGCTGTCGGAGATCCTCGAACGCCAGCGCGCCGCTTTCCTGCGAGACGGCCTCCCGGACGCGGAACAGCGCCGCGATCGACTGGATCGCCTCGCGGCCATGCTCGCCGAGAATGTCGACGAGATCGCCGACGCCCTGCAGGAGGACTACGGCTCCCGCCCGCGGGTGTGGACGGTCGCGGGCGAGGTGGGATTCTGTGTCGCCCAAGCTGTTTACGCGAAAACCCAGCTGTCCCGCTGGATGCGCCCGCACCCCACCGCCCTGTCCCGGCTGCCGGGGATGGTGCAGGAAGTGCGCACCGATCCGCGCGGCGTGGTGGGCGTGATCGGGCCGTGGAACTTTCCCGTCATGCTCACCATGTCGCCCGCGGTGGACGCGCTGGCGGCGGGCAATCGGGTGATGATCCGGCCGTCCTCGGTCACCGCCCGGGTCACCGGGGTGCTGACACGCATTGCGCCACGGTACTTTCCGGTGGAGGAGCTGGCCGTCATCTCACCCCGGCACGGTCGGGGCGCCGATTTCTCGAAGCTCCCGTTCGACAGCCTGTTCTTCACCGGCTCACCGGAGGTCGGCGCGTCGGTCGCGGCGGATGCGGCCGTCAATCTGGTGCCGGTCACCCTGGAGTTGGGCGGAAAGAATCCGGTGGTGGTCGACCGGTCCGCGGACCCGCGCGCCGCCGCTCGGGCTGTCGCCCGGTCCCGGCTGGGACACAGCGGGCAGATCTGCCTCTCACCGGATTACGTGTTCGTGCCCGAGGAATCCGCGGACGCCTTCATCGACGAAGTGCTCGGCACCTGGCGGGCGGATCTCGCCGCCGGTGTCGTGGACAATCCGGAGTACACCTCGATCATCAACTACGCCAACTACATTCGCGTGCTCGGCTTGATCGAGGACGCGGTCGGCAAGGGCGCGGTCGCCCGCGAGGTAGTGCCCGCGGGCGAGAAGCTGCCGGATCCGCTGACCCGCAAGATCGCACCCACCCTGCTCACCGGCGTCACCGGCACGATGGCGGTGGACAGCGAGGAGGTGTTCGGGCCGGTGCTGACCGTGCACTGCTACGACGATCTGACACAGCCGATTTCGCATATCACGGCACACGATCCGCCCTTGACGCTCTACTGGTACGGTCCGCGCGGCGAGCGCTTCGACCGCGTGGTGAACGGAACCCGCAGCGGCTCGGTGAACATCGGCGATCTCATGCCCAATCTGGCATTCAATGTGCCCTTCGGCGGGGTCGGCCGCAGCGGGATCGGCAACTATCACGGCCACGCCGGATACCTCACCTTCTCCCATCAGCGCACCATCGCGCGCACACCGGTCCAGGCCATGACCGCGACCCTGCTGTCCCCCGGCTACACCGGGAATCTCGAACGCGCGGTACGGCTCAGCGCCATGCTCCTGACCCGCTACGGGCGCGGACTGGCCGCGCGCCGGCTGGGCTGAACCACTACCGGACCAGCGGCGCCAGATACCGTTCGGCGAACTGCCGGGCGGATTCCGGATCCATGATGTCGACCCGCGAAGAAGGCAACTGCACCAGCGAGCCGGCCACCCGCACCAGCACCTCCGACGCCAGTTCCAGCTCGTCCTGCTCCATGGTCGACCCCGCATGCCGCAGCGTCCCCGCGATCAGGGCCACCGCCTCGTCGAACAGCCGCCGAT contains:
- a CDS encoding plasmid stabilization protein → MPKEWTDKQERQYEHIKDSAEDRGAGEKRAKEIAARTVNKNRAQAGQSKTASRSSVQDKSPQQRGGQRSGRKGPKGPTRDQLYNEARQRNIEGRSKMTKAQLAKALGK
- a CDS encoding acyl-CoA thioesterase, giving the protein MKSTDTLTHPFDLATDLTGGDEGRFTGQTAAAYTNMVGPFGGITAATLLRAVIDDPRRIGEPLSITVNYAGPIADGPFTIDAIPARTNRSTQHWTLTLTQHDAIATTATVVTGLRRPTWSDTEIAPPAAPPADEVPITPLPEYPAWMRNYEMRFVEGGEILSATPQPHTTSTTTLWVRDTPARPLDHTALTALSDVFFPRIMLRLGRFVAASTVSLTTYFHTDLSPTSDRPILATARAQHFGNGYFDQSAQLWSEDGKPLATSHQLVYFKD
- a CDS encoding papain-like cysteine protease family protein, yielding MDLVEVVKTASKPYTTLRWESSIFGKLFTTKQLAFTMEAQTQTNWCWAATATSVSHYYWWFSHWKQCKVACGELSRTDCCGSPVPSECNVPWYLDRALTRTDNFDSYTGTITFDRIKQEIDAGRPIGARIGWNGGGGHFMVIYGYGYFHGLDQFGAMRYVDIDDPIYGKQHLTLDDFTSNYQGSGSWTHTFFTKEYYEMPWIPILVEEPTLRRIWELREILRVKQAPGPQYDGRADAGAVDVGFAQRLYGLGLDGLLSGEAEPAPEGLRVYESQAGRLTAYFDVAEGEDPAVRQMSAAAPYLESVSQASNIAVPLAERDERACEMRLLRVPALNFEAVWLSHDDGAGDQLVPLRTVRGLAAGETYAFAEAVDELRRAARPLADMDDMMGA
- a CDS encoding oxygenase MpaB family protein, translating into MTDLLDDVIDRDEPVGRNVFYAGTRIPDRSGDDSLRPKDRAQHPVPPNSLLWKYMGDLFVLAANGQRAAIIENMWPQLGQGVSDHSVVVSSHDLKILTQRAKNSSKSIGGILFAAPEDARKYGIQVRNFHKSVKGDMPNGRTYHAINAETFYWAHVTFFEQIYRASDMGLFPKPLTRAEKEQIFEESKEWFSMMGVDDRAQPGTYAEFEVYYANVLGRELVNSKLSQYTVALARPGAWKSKFFPERIRPALRLVDPLLTVALRMFTVGSLEPRLREELRLSWSAGEQLRFDSYIALLRVTRMAAARLRLPLRYRYLPAAAAAFDREGIDPERITLESARAALQAARANRTAPAQTIESVPAAPAPAAATCAKCARALQDCQECDGTGSTGDEPCDVCHGARRGCPVHHADWAQPCENAS
- a CDS encoding cytochrome P450, encoding MTLGIRAGRSAFAGESVPAVTPIDLVAIGWRAVRGKSPGDAFAPARERHGPLVRVPLTKFVLASEDELARLVTMNRQAVFSAAPAWRLLLLLMFRKALLQREFGEHRNDRLLIQQVMTPARLAEYADRVGPSIRAQVAACPVGARVDLRVLFKRIAMRVALEVFLGEEFTDAEVDRVGRWFDQVVHINVVRAQRARWSLYRFLAERIPRKRAERSDDLMSHLCHSTSHDGDPFTDGEIIHHMIFFLFAAHDTSTITMTNMAYYLGSQPGWQERARAESLAAATELSIEQLGGLGELGRIVQETLRLRPPVPIAARTALTDTELGGYRIPKGTHVIVNMWEHQTSSRVWPRAQRFDPDRFRAEGPPAAWMPFGGGAHKCIGMYFARMEILTVFHALLRDFEWRVPAGYVLPTFENSLGSSRGFAAIVRRRDPAAPVAAVDRLSDNEIRWGIAPNVGRRAVAMRRHLHNNVPTFSSLLEGESNPKDPS
- a CDS encoding aldehyde dehydrogenase family protein, yielding MTFVITQSCCGDASCVSVCPVNCIHPTPEEQRFATAEMLYIDPGSCIDCGLCLPECPVGAIVPDHELDARSAGYLRINADHYRDHDVSHGLSAPAQAPVLPARARYRVALVGAGPSAFYVAAELLKHTGVRIDMFDRLPTPYGLVRTGVAPDHGATRRFEAVFAAVAGRSNFRYLLNITVGEHISHTELRRCYDAVVYAVGAPAARRPGIPGEDLPGSLSASDFAGWYNGHPAQAGLTPALSGPRAVIVGNGNVALDVARVLLTEPENLAATDIADHALQALRDSRIEEVVILGRRGITQAAFTIGEFLGVGALPGVDVVIDPVELLLDEAARAAEAAGTLDSTITTRLRVAREAAARAPTSGNKRLVFRFLTAPHALHGEHSVTGIGVVRNDYATINGRQTVIPTHDHTTLDATLVVYAIGQRGVPLPGLPFDPTLGSVPNAAGRVLTHPRGHRIPGVYVVGWCKRGATGGIGLNRRCAAETAAAVLADLDSGLLPRPRRSPDELLDLAARRGADPIDGRGWRRIDTLERSAGARAGRPRRKLTDLDTLRAVAHNRAEALPHPLRSNSMTSSTSAGQRPDNSAHNASRPASAESLTLSEILERQRAAFLRDGLPDAEQRRDRLDRLAAMLAENVDEIADALQEDYGSRPRVWTVAGEVGFCVAQAVYAKTQLSRWMRPHPTALSRLPGMVQEVRTDPRGVVGVIGPWNFPVMLTMSPAVDALAAGNRVMIRPSSVTARVTGVLTRIAPRYFPVEELAVISPRHGRGADFSKLPFDSLFFTGSPEVGASVAADAAVNLVPVTLELGGKNPVVVDRSADPRAAARAVARSRLGHSGQICLSPDYVFVPEESADAFIDEVLGTWRADLAAGVVDNPEYTSIINYANYIRVLGLIEDAVGKGAVAREVVPAGEKLPDPLTRKIAPTLLTGVTGTMAVDSEEVFGPVLTVHCYDDLTQPISHITAHDPPLTLYWYGPRGERFDRVVNGTRSGSVNIGDLMPNLAFNVPFGGVGRSGIGNYHGHAGYLTFSHQRTIARTPVQAMTATLLSPGYTGNLERAVRLSAMLLTRYGRGLAARRLG